One genomic region from Eublepharis macularius isolate TG4126 chromosome 18, MPM_Emac_v1.0, whole genome shotgun sequence encodes:
- the LOC129345308 gene encoding tetratricopeptide repeat protein 24-like isoform X2, with amino-acid sequence MASASGPGPVRGQSGNRPAASQTEIQRLLKAGIKLFHDNEDLQALAIFKKAYLLSSHLREPLTQARCLFNLGAAYIATGKPQKGLKCTWKAKKMGAAEKDGDFSFNIAAAYDNMRQYAKAAEFYGKAVSEYESSKAPSAADALVKLAYCLASTGESASAAQSFCLAGRAYQEAQQLDNAAVAMREAANYFLRSPRCRPEDVLEALQECSRICARMTNPELLGKLHNHLGLHYAELKCFGQAEKHFVEAVKLCSGGNFTLRKKAVLLQNLGAIYNALEEPQRALKYHGEAADTYGRRTAVCFSVDICPARLWRSRKSTPQSKLHTTSASQGPVPLIGVLGERAAQAQCLYNLASAHSQQGDYHTAQFYHQQAMKAFVEGGDLYGEAQGCEGLGATHLCLGHPAQAVHYYKQALALFEKSKEASEVPRKRILEKLAECCIPHIAGFVNSRADEVEFPHVTSRKTPSEDTLNTTSSKAAHAPFSSWKSEEQKIMIC; translated from the exons ATGGCGTCTGCTTCAGGGCCCGGCCCAGTCAGAGGCCAGTCTGGGAACCGACCAGCAGCATCTCAAACTGAAATCCAAAGGCTGCTGAAAGCTGGAATAAAACTCTTCCACGACAATGAAGATCTCCAAGCTCTGGCCATATTCAAGAAGGCCTACCTGCTCTCGAGTCACCTTCGCGAGCCCCTTACACAGGCCAGGTGCCTCTTCAACCTGGGGGCTGCGTACATCGCCACTGGCAAGCCCCAAAAAGGCCTCAAATGCACCTGGAAGGCCAAGAAGATGGGCGCTGCGGAGAAAGACGGCGACTTCTCCTTCAACATTGCAGCAGCTTATGACAATATGAGGCAGTATGCAAAAGCAGCTGAGTTTTATGGGAAGGCCGTTAGTGAATATGAGTCCAGCAAGGCCCCGAGTGCTGCAGATGCCCTGGTAAAGCTTGCTTACTGTTTGGCAAGCACAGGAGAGTCTGCCTCGGCCGCACAGTCCTTCTGTCTTGCTGGCCGGGCCTACCAAGAGGCGCAGCAACTGGACAATGCAGCCGTGGCCATGCGGGAGGCAGCAAATTATTTCCTGAGAAGCCCAAGATGCCGCCCAGAAGATGTCCTGGAGGCCCTGCAAGAGTGCAGCCGGATATGCGCCAGGATGACCAACCCGGAACTGCTCG GCAAACTCCACAACCACCTGGGGCTGCACTACGCTGAACTGAAGTGCTTTGGCCAAGCAGAGAAGCATTTTGTCGAGGCCGTGAAGCTCTGCAGTGGGGGGAATTTCACCCTCCGCAAGAAAGCCGTCCTGTTGCAGAACTTGGGAGCCATCTACAACGCCCTGGAGGAGCCCCAACGGGCGCTCAAGTACCACGGCGAGGCGGCCGATACCTACG GTCGCAGAACTGCAGTTTGCTTCAGTGTTGATATATGCCCAGCCCGGCTGTGGAGAAGCCGAAAGAGCACCCCACAGTCAAAACTGCACACCACAAGTGCTTCTCAGGGTCCGGTGCCACTGATAG GTGTGCTTGGCGAGAGAGCAGCCCAGGCCCAGTGCCTCTACAATCTGGCCAGTGCGCACAGCCAGCAGGGGGACTATCACACGGCTCAGTTCTATCACCAGCAGGCGATGAAGGCCTTTGTGGAAGGAG GTGACCTGTATGGCGAGGCCCAGGGCTGCGAAGGACTGGGGGCCACCCATCTCTGCCTGGGCCACCCGGCTCAAGCCGTCCACTATTACAAACAAGCGCTGGCTCTGTTTGAAAAGTCAAAG GAAGCATCTGAAGTCCCGCGAAAACGAattctggagaaactggctgagTGTTGCATTCCCCACATCGCTGGTTTTGTCAACTCGAGAGCAGAT GAAGTGGAGTTTCCCCACGTAACATCCAGAAAAACACCATCAGAAGACACCCTGAACACAACTTCCAGCAAGGCTGCACATGCTCCCTTTTCCAG CTGGAAGAGCGAGGAACAGAAGATAATGATATGCTAG
- the LOC129345308 gene encoding tetratricopeptide repeat protein 24-like isoform X3: MASASGPGPVRGQSGNRPAASQTEIQRLLKAGIKLFHDNEDLQALAIFKKAYLLSSHLREPLTQARCLFNLGAAYIATGKPQKGLKCTWKAKKMGAAEKDGDFSFNIAAAYDNMRQYAKAAEFYGKAVSEYESSKAPSAADALVKLAYCLASTGESASAAQSFCLAGRAYQEAQQLDNAAVAMREAANYFLRSPRCRPEDVLEALQECSRICARMTNPELLGKLHNHLGLHYAELKCFGQAEKHFVEAVKLCSGGNFTLRKKAVLLQNLGAIYNALEEPQRALKYHGEAADTYGVLGERAAQAQCLYNLASAHSQQGDYHTAQFYHQQAMKAFVEGGDLYGEAQGCEGLGATHLCLGHPAQAVHYYKQALALFEKSKEASEVPRKRILEKLAECCIPHIAGFVNSRADVRLRRDTRTLEGQPPEVPACQLRGLAKECPVFATWAKEGRGWDGGAEEVRPPEGVGQRSAPH; encoded by the exons ATGGCGTCTGCTTCAGGGCCCGGCCCAGTCAGAGGCCAGTCTGGGAACCGACCAGCAGCATCTCAAACTGAAATCCAAAGGCTGCTGAAAGCTGGAATAAAACTCTTCCACGACAATGAAGATCTCCAAGCTCTGGCCATATTCAAGAAGGCCTACCTGCTCTCGAGTCACCTTCGCGAGCCCCTTACACAGGCCAGGTGCCTCTTCAACCTGGGGGCTGCGTACATCGCCACTGGCAAGCCCCAAAAAGGCCTCAAATGCACCTGGAAGGCCAAGAAGATGGGCGCTGCGGAGAAAGACGGCGACTTCTCCTTCAACATTGCAGCAGCTTATGACAATATGAGGCAGTATGCAAAAGCAGCTGAGTTTTATGGGAAGGCCGTTAGTGAATATGAGTCCAGCAAGGCCCCGAGTGCTGCAGATGCCCTGGTAAAGCTTGCTTACTGTTTGGCAAGCACAGGAGAGTCTGCCTCGGCCGCACAGTCCTTCTGTCTTGCTGGCCGGGCCTACCAAGAGGCGCAGCAACTGGACAATGCAGCCGTGGCCATGCGGGAGGCAGCAAATTATTTCCTGAGAAGCCCAAGATGCCGCCCAGAAGATGTCCTGGAGGCCCTGCAAGAGTGCAGCCGGATATGCGCCAGGATGACCAACCCGGAACTGCTCG GCAAACTCCACAACCACCTGGGGCTGCACTACGCTGAACTGAAGTGCTTTGGCCAAGCAGAGAAGCATTTTGTCGAGGCCGTGAAGCTCTGCAGTGGGGGGAATTTCACCCTCCGCAAGAAAGCCGTCCTGTTGCAGAACTTGGGAGCCATCTACAACGCCCTGGAGGAGCCCCAACGGGCGCTCAAGTACCACGGCGAGGCGGCCGATACCTACG GTGTGCTTGGCGAGAGAGCAGCCCAGGCCCAGTGCCTCTACAATCTGGCCAGTGCGCACAGCCAGCAGGGGGACTATCACACGGCTCAGTTCTATCACCAGCAGGCGATGAAGGCCTTTGTGGAAGGAG GTGACCTGTATGGCGAGGCCCAGGGCTGCGAAGGACTGGGGGCCACCCATCTCTGCCTGGGCCACCCGGCTCAAGCCGTCCACTATTACAAACAAGCGCTGGCTCTGTTTGAAAAGTCAAAG GAAGCATCTGAAGTCCCGCGAAAACGAattctggagaaactggctgagTGTTGCATTCCCCACATCGCTGGTTTTGTCAACTCGAGAGCAGATGTAAGACTGAGGAGAGACACAAGAACGTTGGAAGGGCAACCGCCTGAGGTGCCAGCATGCCAGCTGAGGGGCCTGGCCAAGGAatgtccagtttttgccacttggGCCAAAGAGGGCAGGGGTTGGGATGGTGGAGCAGAAGAGGTTAGACCACCTGAGGGGGTCGGGCAAAGATCTGCGCCACACTAA
- the LOC129345310 gene encoding uncharacterized protein LOC129345310 — protein sequence MWSVHPRSVPLPALPFIQLRGFSSRSERSPSLTMTALLPRPFSQIKGNSTALLGRCEDGAGAVISSGLARREDRLAVTPKRIFKSFLWGVQNAEAEQLGPGFLSWFCPESICKQRVHFQEGSVSRTQFWLLWVIARDAGLVGLGRMMLVLGRVLHTGTELEREKCPGCFHGPWRRALPHDGGLFVCVWGGRGVIALEQQLHTRDVSSSLSCLLLFSGNRKALLLVPNKSGLSTASISLSSVPRSSSWKEKEWQKGADSQEGKEGRKCLDKGQPGEEPRARETPWRAQGATERFFSKVSWEENVCLSAG from the exons ATGTGGAGTGTTCACCCACGTTCcgtgccactgccagctctgccaTTTATTCAGCTCAGAGGTTTCTCCTCCAGGAGTGAAAGAAGCCCTTCTCTCACGATGACAGCTTTACTGCCTCGGCCATTCTCACAGATCAAAG GGAACAGTACAGCACTCCTGGGACGCTGCGAAGATGGCGCCGGTGCGGTCATCTCATCGGGTCTGGCAAGGAGAGAAGACAGGCTGGCGGTGACACCAAAGAGGATTTTCAAAAGCTTTCTTTGGGGGGTGCAGAATGCTGAAGCAGAGCAGCTGGGACCCGGGTTTCTGAGTTGGTTCTGTCCAGAGAGCATCTGCAAGCAGCGGGTCCATTTCCAGGAGGGGTCGGTGTCCAGGACCCAGTTCTGGCTTCTCTGGGTCATCGCAAGGGATGCTGGGCTTGTGGGCTTGGGTCGCATGATGCTTGTCTTGGGGCGGGTTCTGCACACAGGAACGGAACTGGAGAGGGAGAAATGCCCAGGCTGCTTTCATGGACCCTGGAGGAGAGCCCTTCCCCATGATGGGGgtctgtttgtttgtgtgtggggggggaggggtgttattgCGCTGGAGCAGCAGCTGCACACCAGAGACGTCTCTTCCTCTCTCAGTTGCCTCCTTTTGTTCTCTGGCAACAGGAAGGCACTTTTATTGGTTCCAAACAAATCAGGCCTTTCCACTGCTAGCATATCATTATCTTCTGTTCCTCGCTCTTCCAGctggaaagaaaaagaatggcAGAAGGGGgcggacagccaggaggggaaggagggaaggaaatgtcTGGATAAGGGTCAGCCAGGGGAAGAGCCACGGGCTAGGGAGACTCCCTGGCGAGCTCAGGGGGCaacagaaagatttttttccaaGGTGTCTTGGGAAGAGAATGTATGCCTCAGTGCTGGTTAA
- the LOC129345308 gene encoding tetratricopeptide repeat protein 24-like isoform X1, whose amino-acid sequence MASASGPGPVRGQSGNRPAASQTEIQRLLKAGIKLFHDNEDLQALAIFKKAYLLSSHLREPLTQARCLFNLGAAYIATGKPQKGLKCTWKAKKMGAAEKDGDFSFNIAAAYDNMRQYAKAAEFYGKAVSEYESSKAPSAADALVKLAYCLASTGESASAAQSFCLAGRAYQEAQQLDNAAVAMREAANYFLRSPRCRPEDVLEALQECSRICARMTNPELLGKLHNHLGLHYAELKCFGQAEKHFVEAVKLCSGGNFTLRKKAVLLQNLGAIYNALEEPQRALKYHGEAADTYGRRTAVCFSVDICPARLWRSRKSTPQSKLHTTSASQGPVPLIGVLGERAAQAQCLYNLASAHSQQGDYHTAQFYHQQAMKAFVEGGDLYGEAQGCEGLGATHLCLGHPAQAVHYYKQALALFEKSKEASEVPRKRILEKLAECCIPHIAGFVNSRADVRLRRDTRTLEGQPPEVPACQLRGLAKECPVFATWAKEGRGWDGGAEEVRPPEGVGQRSAPH is encoded by the exons ATGGCGTCTGCTTCAGGGCCCGGCCCAGTCAGAGGCCAGTCTGGGAACCGACCAGCAGCATCTCAAACTGAAATCCAAAGGCTGCTGAAAGCTGGAATAAAACTCTTCCACGACAATGAAGATCTCCAAGCTCTGGCCATATTCAAGAAGGCCTACCTGCTCTCGAGTCACCTTCGCGAGCCCCTTACACAGGCCAGGTGCCTCTTCAACCTGGGGGCTGCGTACATCGCCACTGGCAAGCCCCAAAAAGGCCTCAAATGCACCTGGAAGGCCAAGAAGATGGGCGCTGCGGAGAAAGACGGCGACTTCTCCTTCAACATTGCAGCAGCTTATGACAATATGAGGCAGTATGCAAAAGCAGCTGAGTTTTATGGGAAGGCCGTTAGTGAATATGAGTCCAGCAAGGCCCCGAGTGCTGCAGATGCCCTGGTAAAGCTTGCTTACTGTTTGGCAAGCACAGGAGAGTCTGCCTCGGCCGCACAGTCCTTCTGTCTTGCTGGCCGGGCCTACCAAGAGGCGCAGCAACTGGACAATGCAGCCGTGGCCATGCGGGAGGCAGCAAATTATTTCCTGAGAAGCCCAAGATGCCGCCCAGAAGATGTCCTGGAGGCCCTGCAAGAGTGCAGCCGGATATGCGCCAGGATGACCAACCCGGAACTGCTCG GCAAACTCCACAACCACCTGGGGCTGCACTACGCTGAACTGAAGTGCTTTGGCCAAGCAGAGAAGCATTTTGTCGAGGCCGTGAAGCTCTGCAGTGGGGGGAATTTCACCCTCCGCAAGAAAGCCGTCCTGTTGCAGAACTTGGGAGCCATCTACAACGCCCTGGAGGAGCCCCAACGGGCGCTCAAGTACCACGGCGAGGCGGCCGATACCTACG GTCGCAGAACTGCAGTTTGCTTCAGTGTTGATATATGCCCAGCCCGGCTGTGGAGAAGCCGAAAGAGCACCCCACAGTCAAAACTGCACACCACAAGTGCTTCTCAGGGTCCGGTGCCACTGATAG GTGTGCTTGGCGAGAGAGCAGCCCAGGCCCAGTGCCTCTACAATCTGGCCAGTGCGCACAGCCAGCAGGGGGACTATCACACGGCTCAGTTCTATCACCAGCAGGCGATGAAGGCCTTTGTGGAAGGAG GTGACCTGTATGGCGAGGCCCAGGGCTGCGAAGGACTGGGGGCCACCCATCTCTGCCTGGGCCACCCGGCTCAAGCCGTCCACTATTACAAACAAGCGCTGGCTCTGTTTGAAAAGTCAAAG GAAGCATCTGAAGTCCCGCGAAAACGAattctggagaaactggctgagTGTTGCATTCCCCACATCGCTGGTTTTGTCAACTCGAGAGCAGATGTAAGACTGAGGAGAGACACAAGAACGTTGGAAGGGCAACCGCCTGAGGTGCCAGCATGCCAGCTGAGGGGCCTGGCCAAGGAatgtccagtttttgccacttggGCCAAAGAGGGCAGGGGTTGGGATGGTGGAGCAGAAGAGGTTAGACCACCTGAGGGGGTCGGGCAAAGATCTGCGCCACACTAA